Sequence from the Deltaproteobacteria bacterium genome:
AATGGTCTACCTCGATAAAAGTTCGTTCTGGGGTTATCCCAACTCTTTCTAAGCCGATATTTTCGACGTTACCCACTATGCCGACGGCTACTAGGCAGTAATCTCCATCCCACTGTTCGACCTTGTCTTGTGTCTTTAGTAATGCACTTACTGTATTGCCGTGGCGCTTTAAACTTTCAACCGCAGTGCCAGTTTTAATTGTCATCTTGTTCTTTGCAAGATTCTTGGCAAGTGTCTGGGATATTTCTTCGTCCTCTATGGGCAAGATGTTTTCCATGATTTCTACAACGGTAACATCCGCACCGAGCTCTTTAAAGAAATAGGCAAATTCAATTCCTATAGCTCCGGCGCCCACGATCAATATTTTTTGTGGGAGCTCCTTTAGCGCCAGAGCTTGTCGATAGGTTATGATGCGTTCTTCGTCGACGGGAAGCGATTTTAGTGTCCGAGCCCGTCCGCCGGTAGCAATAATTGCGTTTTTATATTCTATGGGTAATTTGTTGCCATTTTCTTCCGACACGATTATGCGCCCTGGTGAATCGAATTGCGCAGTTCCCATTATAAGGGTGACTTTGTTCTTTTTTAGCAAAAATCTCACACCTTTTGTCATTTTATCTACTACTTCGCGAGATCGCTTCATTATTTGAGAAAAGTCAAAGGCTATTTCCTTTGCTTCGAGGCCATATTCATTGGCATGGCGGAGTGTGTGGAAGGCTTCTGCGCTCTTTAATAGGGCTTTAGTTGGTATGCACCCCCAGTTAAGGCAAATTCCTCCCGGGGATTCCTTTTCTATAACCGCGGTTTTTAAACCTAGTTGTGCGGCCCTAATTGCAGCTACGTAACCGCCAGGTCCCGCACCAATAACGACGCAGTCAAAAACTGATTCAGCCATCTTGCACTCCTTTCATTTTCATTAAACTTATGGCAAACCAATACGGTTCCACATGGGCACGACCCACAAGCATCATTCAATAGGACAATTTCGTTACAGTCACAAGTACAGAGCAATAGGTATCTTTGGATTTTACTTACACAACCAAGCTAAGTCTCATAGGCATTGTCGGCGTTATTATTAGCATAATAGTGTTTTGCATTTGGCGAAAAAATCGCGGCAAATGCAAACTCGAACGCGACGCTTGTGGACTTTGGCGATACCACAAGGACAGTCAATTCACAAGAAAAGTCGCCTACAAGTGTCTTCTCGAGCAAGCTGGTGCTAAGGCCGAAAAACTTAAGCCTCTAGCAGTGTTAACCTTTGTCGGCGACATTGGTGCCAAGCAATATAAGTCGTTTGGGCAATTAATTGATGAAGTAATCATAAATAAATCTGAAATTGATGAGGTCG
This genomic interval carries:
- the lpdA gene encoding dihydrolipoyl dehydrogenase: MAESVFDCVVIGAGPGGYVAAIRAAQLGLKTAVIEKESPGGICLNWGCIPTKALLKSAEAFHTLRHANEYGLEAKEIAFDFSQIMKRSREVVDKMTKGVRFLLKKNKVTLIMGTAQFDSPGRIIVSEENGNKLPIEYKNAIIATGGRARTLKSLPVDEERIITYRQALALKELPQKILIVGAGAIGIEFAYFFKELGADVTVVEIMENILPIEDEEISQTLAKNLAKNKMTIKTGTAVESLKRHGNTVSALLKTQDKVEQWDGDYCLVAVGIVGNVENIGLERVGITPERTFIEVDHYYRTGVDGIYAIGDVIGPPQLAHVASHEGIIAAEHIAGLSPHQLNYNFVPGCTYCQPQVGSIGISEKKAKEAGYNIKVGKFPFMASGKAVAANQAEGFVKVVIDSTSEEVLGIHIIHSEATELIGEASIILSHEGIASSVANTVHAHPTLSEAIMEAMADALGRAVHV